Proteins encoded in a region of the Zea mays cultivar B73 chromosome 2, Zm-B73-REFERENCE-NAM-5.0, whole genome shotgun sequence genome:
- the LOC100281427 gene encoding uncharacterized protein LOC100281427 produces the protein MPSSEPDSDDVFFDAFEDVRSAGEPSCSEDCSTSDEVSVVKFEYEIWANEPMSVQERRQRFLKGMGFDDFVSSRTDSFQCHGEITAVESSTGMEVRTASCHSSVDSSVCDNESEFDGACCIRDMDSRKRDIVKGGHSSITDMLKEVGSDKVMSLLEFQSLPGLSRAVQNLVRRGCGKSPAKETKSAKKMDAKSLWKKFMIKRSFGSVCKYDVHVKNCTNSIPTRTRVQHRKKNFLEFSAVYMDQEIRAHKGSIRVMKFSPSGWYLASGGEDCVVRIWQIIQVEASPKLYRGEDPYEKVEKVQVFKTSIEKGQNQALAVIPNKVFRISETPLHEFRGHTSDILDLAWSKSDYLLTSSKDKTVRLWKPGCDGCLAVFKHKDYVTCVQFNPIDEKYFISGSVDGKVRIWDVLDKRVTDWADTRNIITDLSYQPDGKGFIVGTIAGTCRFYDQSGESIQLEKELFVQGKKKSAACRINSLKLCAIGSNRVIITSGDSKIRVANGDTIQKFEGPWKSKALSLPSLTSDERYLISAGKDSNVYIWDLANSRDDAKPVHSCELFFSKDVTTAVPWPGVRQQDGHASAKPACVAEKSASAPILRQSAPGPWPFVDGGGSSSKGSATWPEEKLLSAAKPVESSPRLDDCLSMLSAAWSTVIVTAGRDGVIRSFPNYGLPVRL, from the exons ATGCCAAGTTCTGAACCAGACAGTGATGATGTTTTCTTTGACGCATTTGAAGATGTTCGATCTGCAGGGGAACCTTCATGTTCAGAGGATTGCAGCACCAGCGATGAAGTTTCAGTGGTGAAATTTGAGTATGAGATTTGGGCAAACGAGCCGATGAGCGTTCAAGAAAGGCGGCAAAGGTTCCTCAAGGGAATGGGATTCGATGATTTCGTGTCTAGTAGAACAGATTCTTTTCAATGCCATGGTGAAATCACAGCCGTTGAGTCTTCCACTGGCATGGAGGTGAGAACGGCCAGTTGCCATTCTTCCGTGGATTCATCTGTTTGTGACAATGAATCGGAGTTTGACGGTGCCTGTTGCATAAGGGATATGGATAGTAGAAAGAGAGATATTGTCAAGGGTGGACATAGCAGTATAACTGACATGCTCAAGGAGGTTGGATCAGATAAGGTGATGTCTCTTCTGGAGTTCCAGAGTTTGCCTGGCCTCTCTCGGGCTGTTCAAAATTTAGTTCGGAGGGGGTGTGGTAAAAGTCCTGCAAAAGAAACGAAAAGTGCTAAGAAAATGGATGCCAAAAGCTTGTGGAAGAAATTCATgataaagagaagctttggtagCGTGTGCAAGTATGATGTCCATGTGAAAAACTGCACAAATAGTATACCAACCAGAACAAGAGTTCAACATCGGAAGAAAAATTTCCTTGAATTCTCTGCTGTCTAcatggatcaagaaatcagagctcACAAGGGTTCAATTCGGGTCATGAAATTCAGCCCATCTGGCTGGTATTTAGCAAGTGGTGGTGAGGATTGTGTTGTACGGATATGGCAAATCATACAAGTAGAAGCATCTCCTAAGTTGTATAGGGGAGAGGACCCCTATGAAAAAGTGGAGAAAGTTCAGGTCTTTAAGACAAGTATAGAAAAGGGGCAGAACCAGGCACTTGCAGTTATACCCAATAAGGTTTTTCGTATATCAGAGACTCCATTACATGAATTCCGTGGCCATACAAGTGATATCCTTGATCTGGCATGGTCCAAATCAGAT TATCTCTTAACTTCATCCAAAGATAAGACAGTGCGCTTATGGAAACCCGGCTGTGATGGTTGTCTTGCAGTTTTCAAACACAAAGACTATG TAACATGTGTTCAGTTCAACCCTATTGATGAGAAATACTTCATCAGCGGTTCAGTAGATGGTAAAGTGCGCATTTGGGACGTGTTGGACAAGCGAGTAACTGACTGGGCCGATACGCGAAATATCATAACTGATTTGAGTTACCAACCGGATGGAAAG GGCTTTATTGTTGGCACGATTGCAGGCACATGTCGTTTCTATGATCAATCAG GTGAAAGCATCCAGCTAGAGAAAGAATTGTTTGTGCAAGGGAAGAAAAAGTCAGCTGCCTGTCGGATCAACAGCCTAAAG CTATGTGCAATTGGTTCCAACAGGGTTATAATCACATCAGGAGATTCCAAAATCCGAGTTGCCAATGGTGATACCATCCAAAAGTTTGAAG GGCCTTGGAAGTCGAAGGCTCTGTCATTACCGTCTCTAACATCAGACGAGAGATACCTCATATCGGCCGGCAAAGATTCCAACGTCTACATCTGGGACTTGGCCAACTCGAGAGACGACGCAAAGCCAGTCCACTCGTGCGAGCTGTTCTTCTCCAAGGACGTGACGACCGCAGTGCCATGGCCGGGAGTGCGGCAACAAGACGGGCACGCGAGCGCGAAACCTGCCTGTGTGGCCGAGAAATCCGCCAGCGCGCCCATCCTGCGCCAGTCGGCCCCCGGGCCGTGGCCGTTCgtggacggcggcggcagcagcagcaaggggtcGGCGACGTGGCCCGAGGAGAAGCTCCTTTCTGCAGCGAAGCCTGTGGAAAGCAGCCCGCGGCTGGACGACTGCCTCTCCATGCTATCCGCCGCGTGGAGCACGGTCATCGTGACCGCCGGCCGCGATGGCGTCATCCGGTCTTTTCCCAACTACGGCTTGCCCGTCAGGCTGTGA